In Tenebrio molitor chromosome 1, icTenMoli1.1, whole genome shotgun sequence, the sequence aaaattcaaaaaatatgaacttaatacataatataatTCAAAACGCTGATGAGAAGGCCATCTTTCTGATGGATCTTATAAACAATTATAGCAAAAGAGTACCGAGATGGTCTGAAATATCAGTCAGAACGTGTACAGTATGGAGATTCTGTTCAGCTAAAGGTTACGGGTTTTGACATAACAACTTAACAAAATTACCttcaaaatcaacaattttgaGATATCTTGGAAAATTCGACGATCAAAATAATGAATGTATCCAAAATAAGCTCGGATCTTGGTTATTTTATAGCACTCATGTTTTACTTGacgttttaaatatttaacctCAAACTAAAAAGAGGAAAAGTCTCAATTGACTGCGTTCGAAATCGGTAGATGGAGCGCAAAAAAGTTCTGCCTAAGGTAACtagatcaacacactacgtatAAAGGTACCGCCATCATTGATTTTTTATGCCTGTCCTTGTCGCACAATCCACTCAAACTGgggataaaaaaaacaccatctaaaaatgatttgacgtaatttgacaaaaactaGTGTCATTATTCTGCtgcatatttaataattctaGTTCAAGATTCATCTAACTTATTATTTCGTTACAGTTTTCGTTTGTGTTTAagtattgtcatttatttctttgttttcgtTACATCTTTTAACTTGGTTCAGTTACTtgcgtttattttaatactttaaCATGGTCAGTAACAAGTGTTGTGTTAGCGGCTGTTCAAGTTCTAGAAGAAAtggatttaaattgttttatgttCCAAACGGTAAGACACCCGTTACATATACTTATATACAGTAACAAGCTACGAGTATTTAATATTAGGAGTCAAAAACAGAGTACGGAGGGAACAGTGGCTAAAAACATTGAGACTCACTACAAATCTGCTGTGTAAGTATCTACATaataaagtaaagatttaGTTTTTCTTATGTTAGGTGATATAGATAAGTGGCTACAGTATacttaatattattttcatttgcagAAACGTTTTAGTAAGTAAAGATGATTTCTTTTGAGCTGAAGATTTGCAGCGATTGAAACCTGAAGTTTTCCCTCATCTGTTACTGTAACCTATGAACATAGGTATATTTAATATAGGTATTTTTGTGTCTGATAGTTTAAACAGCTACCTATACctataactttttttattataatagttacattattaatatattttataaaacacaaaaaagtcaaaatgcggaggcgagacgccggtaattatgttgataagcactgcactattacttgatagtattatccgtaatagtgtatgtactccggcaaaattgccgtgccgccgggtggaggtgggaaacgaaaaaatattttattaacaataattatgtacTGTTTCAATACCTAAACTGTTTTCCTTGATTTTAGTTGCTGTAGATCATCTTGCAACTGAATTTGTTCCCCAACTAAACCCTAATCCCGAAACTCCCTTTAACCAAAACTACCCTTTTACGAATCTTCTGAGAAATATTAATTGTGGTCAAAATGTGGCAGTAAAAGTATGGGAATGAGAAGAGCagttcaaaatatattttgatattgtatttttaaacgattaaaaatttggtaacttgtttgggttttattagtggttttgtaaattttaattaaaaaaaatatctacaaccagtaaaacatttcagttaaaaaattttgattaataatgggcgacataacctaacaaatttttgacattgtagtaatgccattatttcattaaaaaaatccccAAAACTATTGTCTTCCTTATTTCACTTATGAAATTTGCATTTGATATCTTTATCAAGttaatgaataataacaaAAGAAACAAACCGGATCACGACTCTTCACCAGAAACAGAACAGAAACTATTCCGAGGAGGTACCCAAGTGGGCAGAACACAgctaaaacaagaaaaaacagaGGACCGAAACATGGAGGAAATCAAGCAAATACTGCTGGAGTTGAGCAGAGAAGTAAAGGAAATGAGAAACGACATCAGTCAAAACAACAAAGAAATGAAGAGCCTCAGAGAGGATGTAAGAACCATGCAGGTGAACTGGGAGAAGGAAAAGCTGGATCTGGAAGAAAAGATCACGAAAACAGAAGAAAAGATAGAAAAACTCGAAAAGGACAAGATACGCAACAACTTGATAGTGACAGGAATGCGGATGGAAACAGAAGACGAAGAGCTACTGAGAAACACAATGGAAAAAAAGATAAACAAAGAGTTGAGCCTAAACGTGAAAGTAAAGAAGGTGTACAAGATAGGGCAAGATAGGTATAACGTGGAAATGAATAATtggaatgaaaaattaatggtCCTAAAGACAAAAGGAAAACTTAGAGGAAAAGAGATTTACATTGATTCCGCATTAACATTAACGGAGAGAGAGATTCAGAAAAAGATCAGAGACTTCGCCAAGAAAGAAAGAATTAAGGGAGACACAGTAAGAGTAAAGTATCAGGGAGTGGAAATTGACGGTAGGAGCTGGAAATGGAACAAAAAGGAGCAAAAGCTCATGAAAGTAGGAGAAATTAAGGCTCCAAAAAACTGAGAAGCGATACAGGAGGCACAACAAAGACGACAAGGCAAAAGGAAAGGACGACGCAAACGGAACGTGAGGAACAAACTGAACCGACAAACCCGGGCAAACGAGCAAAAAAACCGAATAAAAagggaaaaatgaaaaagaaaatcatcAGACTGGGCACATGGAACGTAAGAACAATGTTACCGCCAGGGAAGATGTCCGAAACAGCGAGAGAAATGAGAAGATACAAAATCGAAATACTAGCAATACAGGAAACAAGATGGTCAGGAAAGGGAAAGATAGACAAAACCAACTACACACTATATTACGCTGGGGAGAAAAAGCAAGGGAAGAACGGAACAGCATTTTTAGTAGGAGGGGGGATAAGAAACAAGATAATGCAATATGAAGCGGTGGATGGAAGAATATCGTGGATCAGAATCGAAAACAAGCAAGCAaacataacaataataaacgcTTATGCGCCAACAGAGAATAGCaaggaagaagaaaaaactaaattttacgACAAACTGGAAAAAGTATGTGAGAAAGTAGAAAGAAACGACATCTTAATGATAGTGGGGGCCTTCAATGCGAAGATAGGGAAGGAGGAACGCAATGAAGGTGTAGCAGGGAAAGAGACAATCCACGACACCACTAACGACAACGGAGCGAAGATTTGCGACCTAGCGGCAGCAACAAACACATTCATTGTTAGCACGCAATACAGACATAAAAGAGAGCACAAGATAACATGGATGATTCCAGGGGGGACAGAGGGAAACTAAATAGACCACATGCTAATCTCCAAAAAGTGGAAAAGAATAATACAAGATGTTAGGACATACAGAGGGGCAAATGTCGACTCAGACCATCTCTTGGTTGTCGCCAAAATGAGGATGAAGGTGGTCAAACAAACAGGAGGCAGTAGGAAAAATGGATGGGACGTAGAGAAACTAAACCACACGAGACACAACGATGAGTACAAAAAAgagatgagaaaaaaattagaaacacGAGAAGAAGAAGTAGACATTGATGAAGAGTGGAAGAACCTAAAAGAAAGCATAACAGACACGGCAGAAACAGTGCTTGGACGAAGAACAACAAGAAAAAGAAAGGAATGGTTCGACGAGGAGTGCGAAAAAAGAACGGAGGCGAAGAACCAAGCCAGAAACAGATGGTTAAAGACGGGAAACCAAAAAGACTTAGAGAActacaaagaaaaaagaaaagaggCTACCAAATATtgcaaacacaaaaaagaaagTTTGATTGGGGAGCTTATGCAGGAGGTGGAAGTCAACAATAGGGACAGCAGGAAACTGTATAAACTGATAAAACACTGGAACTCGACGAGTAAAAAGACACAAAGAATAGGTAACAAAAGATGGGAAACATATTACACGGAACTTTTTAgggaagaaaaagaaattacagggagaaaaaaagaaaaagtggaAATGGAAGACAGTAACAACGAGGACGACGCGCCGTCTTATGACGAATACATGGAGATCATCGCACAGCTTAAGACAAAGAAAGCAGCAGGGCCGGACCAAATTAGTAATGAATTAATCAAGCAAGGAGGGCACGAACTGCTAAGCAGAGTTTATAGAATACTAGTGGCGGTATGGCAGAGCGAGACAATGCCAGAAGAATGGAGAACAGGACTACTCATTCGACTACTTAAGAAAGGAGATCCTACACAATGTAACAACTACAGAGGAATCATGTTACTCAACACAACATACAAAATACTAACATCGATTATCAGGAAGAGACTGGCAGAACACACAG encodes:
- the LOC138123997 gene encoding keratin, type I cytoskeletal 18-like, producing the protein MEEIKQILLELSREVKEMRNDISQNNKEMKSLREDVRTMQVNWEKEKLDLEEKITKTEEKIEKLEKDKIRNNLIVTGMRMETEDEELLRNTMEKKINKELSLNVKVKKVYKIGQDRYNVEMNNWNEKLMVLKTKGKLRGKEIYIDSALTLTEREIQKKIRDFAKKERIKGDTVRVKYQGVEIDGRSWKWNKKEQKLMKVGEIKAPKN
- the LOC138124072 gene encoding craniofacial development protein 2-like — protein: MLPPGKMSETAREMRRYKIEILAIQETRWSGKGKIDKTNYTLYYAGEKKQGKNGTAFLVGGGIRNKIMQYEAVDGRISWIRIENKQANITIINAYAPTENSKEEEKTKFYDKLEKVCEKVERNDILMIVGAFNAKIGKEERNEGVAGKETIHDTTNDNGAKICDLAAATNTFIVSTQYRHKREHKITWMIPGGTEGN